In Festucalex cinctus isolate MCC-2025b chromosome 17, RoL_Fcin_1.0, whole genome shotgun sequence, the genomic stretch GTTAGCCTAAATCATTACTTTGATGAGCTGATTGTAGCTTCGTTTTAAAGACACCTTTCGCCTCTCTGTGTGTTTATTGTGAGTTGCTCACGGTGGTTGGCGCAGGTGCTGACTGCTGACGGGCATTCCTGCAGgtttgcacagtgcacatgcactATCTTCACTGTGCAATGAAAAACTAATGGTTCTCTTTTCTTCCCCcgttcttcttcctttttaccGTACGTGTCACATCATCGCTCTTTGTTCCCCGATTTGAACGCAAATGTCCATTGAATGCGGCAAAAACTTGTCGGTTCAAAAATAAGAGAACCATTTCTCAAGTCTGAATGTGAGATCTTTAGGAAGTAAGTAGTTCACACGCTATTCATATATGAACATTAAAGCATTAAATCTGTTGTTACAACCCAAGCAGCAGCACACACCTGCGCACATAAACAGTTTCTGAAAGGACTTGCAGTGTTGAAGGcatgggcatcacattttaaaagaatTTAGAAGCAAAAGGGTTAAGACGTGATTGTGACATTGGTGTGCCAGACCGATGTGACTTGTTTGTTCATGTCAGAAAAAGTATAAATGAATAAGCTCATTAATTAGTTTCTCTGTTCCTATTTGCCAGTACTATTTAGTCGGAGCCGTCAACAGATTCCTCAGGCCAGAACCTTCTCACATCAGCAACGATCCACTCCAAGAATCCACCGCTGAAAGTGATTCTGGTGGCGATGGTCACACCGCGTCCCACTGTAAGGATCAATCTGAAGAGGCGGATGGTGAAAGAACCCAAAACGCTCACACCAAAGAACCTGAGCCATTGAATGCCTTGGCAGAAGAATCTGTGGCAACATTCTCCAGTGTCAACCATTTGAATCTAATCGAGAAGACTACAGCAACCTTGGAAAACTCGAGCAGGCCTAAGACGCAAGACATGAATTCTGACAGGGCAGGAAAACTTGACACTGAATATCAGCTCAAGGTTGGACTGCAGCCTGAAGGATGTGAGGATAACTCGTCTCTTGCCAATGGGCAATCCGACGCAATGACGGGTGAATCGGCGCAAGTGGACAAAGTAGAGGAGGAACTTTTCGGCTTGGACGCCAGCGCCAGTTGCAAGGAAGAAGTAGCCTCTCTGCTGCCGGTAAAACCTGAGGGCGAGACTGCGCAGGAAATTAAAAAGATGCCCTTAAGAAGTGCATGTGATGTGTCTCAACAGCCACATACTGCAACAAGTGAAGAGCCACTTCCTGTACACAACAATGAGGCTTTTCCAGATGGAAAGAAAACACGAGGATTCCTGGCAGTCGAGGAATCGGAGGAAATGCAGACCCACGAGCATTTACAAGAAGAGGCGGAAAGCAAAGAGCAAGAGATTCTTCGAAATAACAGCGTTGCCAAACACGATATTCATGCCGAAGAGACGACAGCCACTTGCGCAAGTTCTAAGATGAGAGTCAAACGCCCAGAACAGGAATCGGATGCACCTTGCGGCCAAACTAACAACGTGGAAGACCTTGAGCAGGGGATTGAAGTGGTTGAACAAGATCTGCGGTTGGGCAACGCGGCGGGAGATAACAATGAGACCAGAAGAGAAACGGTCGGATTCTCTCGTGAAGAACTCCCTGACGCGGACAATGAGTGGGTTGTGAAGGCTGTTGATTTAGAAAGCAAGCTCACAGGATCATCATCGGCCAAACAAGAGAAGAAACCGATTGATACAGAAGAAGACGGAGAACGTGAAACCGATGAAGTTGTTGAGAAGGGCAACAAGATGTTAAAAGACTCAGGAACCACTTTGGGTCTCATGACAACTCGTAAAACTGAGGAAACCGCGCTCAGCTCAGTCTGTCAGAATGGAGATGCGATTCCCGAGCCTTCATCAGAAGACAACTTTGActccaaacaaaacaagataGCAAATGAGTCTTTGGAAAAGCGCTACGACACAGAAAGCTTCATAGAACTATCGTTGCTCGAATTGGGCTTGTCGGACGAGTCCTTTGCGGAAGCCCAGACTGCGGCAAAAGCATCAGAAATCCAAAAGACGGATTCTGAGTTGCGTCGGAGTGGCTCGGACGCGTCGCGACAGGAGCTGTCTAAGTATTCTGGTGAACCTTTAAAGGCGAAGATCCAATCATTGGACAAGGTTGAGAACCCTGAAGTTGAGGTATGATTCCTTTCTTGGTTCATCAAAAATCGTGCTCTGATGCCTTTTGACCCTTTTGTAATTAAACGCTTATATTAAGGATAGACCGAGTATCAGCTAAGCCGATGATCAGAGCTGGTATTTGGCATTTTGGTAAATATCGGCATTGACCTTTTTTATGAAAGCTGATAAAGccgatgttaaaaaaaaatcgattcggcaatatgtcgcgatactacagcacgcaattctcgaatcgattcaataggcagcccaATCGATttatttaacatccatttttgatggaaaatattcaacaaaacgtctaactttcacaccttttgcatggaagaatgttatatcaaTGGAACATTAtgccttaatattttacttCAATGCTAATCAAATAATTcactttcatacaaatcttgcaCTGacgaaaaacacaaaatggctacattcgcatgcatttgtcgctcaATGAGATatggggaacttttcatttatggatttattgaattcattcactcccagccattttcatagaagcaacccccttcgctgtctggattttgacggatttttGAAGGGCCCATCGAAtattttctattgctataaaaacatggaacctaccaaaagaaagattagtctgttTTTTcatcagtgtaaaaaaaaaaaaaaagtatatttctatcttgcgttttgcagcaattagcatttgaatatagctaagtttcattattcaaAGAGCTGttctctggttgatctcctttgctctgctgccacctgctggccatttgtgtaataactaccatttcatcACACTTTCTTtggagttgagaggctgcatcaaagccttctctaaaaaaaacatataaatacgtctttggcacactacaaacaaaatagaacatgtttttgggagcaaatgagttaaaattccactttatttatatatgtatgtgtgtgtatatatgtgtatatgtatgttgaaatattaaattttatttacagtagaaaacatgCTTAATTTTTAACTTAGCTTAACACATGATGATGACCCAGGAAACgctctgcaattttttttttatatttaaacgaAGTTGTCaattctttgtttaaaaatgaaaaaatattttttgggtttttACGCTAATATATTATCTTACTGCAAAAgaatattggcttgaaataGCAGTTATCTGCCTCATTGACtaataataatcggtatcagtatcggccttgttaaaaagaaaagaaaagaaaaacaaaacaaaacattggtcTGAACTTGACCTTACGCTATTACTGTACACCTAAAATTCCACATTCCTGTTTCATTGCAGGTGAGCAGCTTTGTGATGAACTTTGCCCCGCAGAAGTCAAGAATCGCCGTGAAAAACCCTCGCGCGAGGCCGCCAAAAGATCGGCGCTCGCTTCTTCTCAGGCCCTCGGTTGAACCTGTTGCCGCTGCACCCCCGCCAGCATCCAAAATGCCTGTCGGCGTTCATGTGTTGGGAGGCTTGGGACTCGGAATCAGACTGCCTGGTAGGTTTCTTGCAATCAAGAACGCACAAATGGTTTGGTTGATTTATTGAAATTGGTAAATAACATCactttgttggtgtttttttaaggGCTTGGTCCAGGGTTTCCTCTTGTAAGAAAGTTGCCAAAGATGGTAAGTGGTAGTCATTTTCAGTATTGGAGGATTATTTTAAGTTTAAATGtttgatatatattttcttttaatagcAACAGGAAGCGGCGCTCAAACCGGTGCCAAAGATCGATGAGACCAAACAAGCTGAGGAgccgcaaaaaacaaaatggatgccACCAAGACAAACGGGGTgaagtactttttaaaaaaaaaaaaaaaaaaaaaattgattcaagaCATAAAAGCagtatttaatatttacatttcatATCATTTATAGATTTCGAAATCCATTCATATCGGAGCTGAAGACCAAATTGAAGAAAGCCACCAAAAACTGAGATGAACtgacccccgccccccccattttttttttttttttttgtcaataactGGATATTATTAAAGATTGTTTGTGTGAAGTTGAATATAATTGCTACGATTTGTTGAAAATTTGTAATAAACTTgtctaaaatgattttttttttttttttttttttttttttttttacatctgatccttttctcaactgtcttgTGACATAAACATCTTACAAAGTCTTAAATGTACAATTGTTCCATCTTTAGTGTTTAACATAAATCCATCTGTTCTTGCAACTTTTTGGGGCATATCTTTAGTTGCTGTTTGTAGCCATAATGACCGAGGCGAAAATGCATCCGCTTCCTCGAGGATGTGATAACTTCAAAGCAATGCAACGGAACGCTAAGGAAATTCTATTCCTTTTCCTTAATGATCTTAATATTTCAGCTTATTGAGCCAATATTCTCGGTTAGAAGGTCccttttaaaacctttttttttttttttttttatatatatacagtgtgtgtgtgtgtgtatatatatataaaatgttattgGTGATTGTACAGTGCGTGCTGATGTCATAGAGTACAAAGGGATGAAAGACTATAGCAAGGTGGGTTGGTTCAGCATGTGCCACTGCCAGCAAAGTCTTCAAGACACGTCTCATTAACAAGCTGAATTTTTGTCTGTGAGTACCAAAATGTTATGCCTTGAAAGCAaactaatattttgtttatttttagaatGTATTTAAAGTCTTTAAACTGCGAAGAAAGcctgaatttcaaaataaattaaattaacatgaatataatttaaatgtgttatatatttatttaggaatattatgtattatttaggaatatgtatttgtggagactgggatcAAGTTGtactttacaatttttaaaaatgtgcaaaatttcacgAGTCCATGTTAAAAGATTTGataactcttaatatgaaaagaaaaatggaccGAGTCgttaccaatgtcttacaaatgcatttatgccatctagtggcagaagaatgaccaacacaaatcgttttttacagtccatcttttgaattttaacattttattatgaaattacagtataaataactaaaagatgcagccgtaTTTCTTTAACATTTGTTTTCTATATGTcgagtatgaaaacttgagaaaaaattttttattcCATGTTATTTTCTGTCTCCACAGCAAAAATACCATGTGTGGCGTGCCGTCCCATAGTGTCCCTGACAACTTAATGCATTTCTAATCTTTGTGTAAGTAATACTTAGTTTACAGGTCAAATGCAAAGAAACCGCAATGGTTACCTTTTTGAAATGCCTTCtttataaatatttgaaatcAACTTTGTGCATGCCATTTCAATAGGCTGAAGCGCACGAATAAGTCTCGAGATTCCAGGGGTCAACAACAATGTGGCATCTAGAATAGCCACTGGGTCCAaacaattagctttttttttttgttttctttttgttgtaattCAAGAAATTCAGTGGGCTTTGATTTCCTCCTCACTGGACAAAAGTTGCCTTAAGGAcaaagcgtcttttttttttttttttttttttttttttttttttttttgggggggggggaacatgtGTCAGCATCATAGCAGTGAAATTAAAGgctgtggcctttttttttttttttttttttttttttttaagatggaacccagtggCAGCAAATACAATGCAAACAACAGGGGCCCCAAAATGGAACCCTGCAGAACACCATGCACTACAGCATGTTTAAAGTGTTGCGAGACTGTACCATacatgttctgtttttttttattttattttttttgctgactaTATTCATCACAGCAGGCGTCTACATCCAACATCTGTGCCGTCCAATGGATCGAGCGGAGTTCTCAGATCAGCTGGTCGTTGATTGCCATCAGGACAGGATGGGCGACACGCCCGATCTCTCGTCATCCCCGGATTTTTCTTGGTTCTGTGACCCGCCAGAAGAAAACGTCTACACGGAGCTTCAGACTGTCGAAGGCGAGGTGGACGGCTTGGGTGTCTGGTTGCCCCTTGGCAAGATGTTGGAGGTTCCGACAGCAGTGATGACAATGACTCCCGCTTTGGAGCCACCGTACTGTCCTAGTATGATGCTTCCGTATAGCCAGGGCCTGGTGAGATCAAATGTTGATACAAAATGatatctgaggaaaaaaaatcaattattggCTCTGGTCTTTGTCCCTAGTCTCTCCCCTATGAATGGTCTGCCACTCCCTTTGATTCGCAACTGGTAAGACGCACGCTAACTTTTGTCAGCGTTTGCTTATTGGACCACTTTTCAAGTTCTCAGATCATCATTAACAGAAGTTATCATTTGAAATGACTGTGAAATGCATGAGAGGAaattaaaattgacttttgtttGACTCCAGGAGGAAGCACCAGCAGTGATGATGCAACCCATGGATGTAGGCTTGAGTACAATTGGACATGTGTAGGTGAAACGAGGCACATATATGGTGCCACTTCCTGCATCATTTCATTATTGTATTAGCTATTTATTAACCTATATTTCTCATGGGTCTCTTCTTGAAATAGGAACAGAAATATGACACTCAGTCAATTTCCTGCCCCAACATCAAACTCCCCATCACTgtatgtactattattattattttttaagttcgGCGTTTTGTTAAATATGTATAAACTGTGCATTcctttacaataataatacaataaattccTTGCAATCTCTGAGTTAAATATTGTCAAGGATGCCTAGCGGTTTATTTCAAACTCATCTTGCATCTTTGAAATACTAATAATACCAAATACATTTGCATATATGTAATTTACCTTTCCAAACTGGTTCATTTCCTGATCGAATGAAAGGTTTGTCATTCCATTGAAGAAATCTGGGAGTAAATACAGCGTCACAGACGACAAACCACGACAGTACTTTTTGGTTCAACATATTTtaggcgccatcttgtggtatcaTAGTATAAAgccccaaaactgccaaaattctaaattaataaatggctaaataaatgactaaaaggtgaaaataaaataaacattaaaaatatataattcgaaaattatatccaaaaaaataaatataaatggaaataaatcattttttattttcacttttagtaatttattttagtgatttatttatttagtcttttattgactcatttatttagtcatttatttattttgagttttggcagttttgggccgtattgCCAaaccggcgagacttccttgttcgagctgctcactcgaccaatgacaggcagttttcaacggcggagtccaacccaagacacgcttaggaccgccccctcatttgaataacatttcgacttggcaaaactgccaaaattcaaaataaataaatgactaaatacatggataaataaatgactaaatatatgactaaataaatagataaatatatgactaaataaataaattactaaaagtgaaaataaaaacggatttatttccattttttttttgcatatattttcgaattatatttttatatttttttatattttcacttttagtcatttatttaagtcatttattttgaattttggcagttttggtcctccatatcttAGAGCATTaaagactacaaaaaaaaacatgaataactGTCAGTGAGTAACGGAGGACAGCTTAAAAATAATTAGCTGCATTTCattctatttttaaatgtgctttttCCGTAGGAACGGGGACCGTGAAGAGCaagataacaaaaataaaagtgaaacgtACATCAAGAAGCCACTCAACGCCTTCATGCTGTTCCGGCAGGAGCAGAGGCCCAAGGTTGTCGCTCTGCTCAACATTCGAAACAGCGCTGATGTCAACAAAGTGGTCGGGCAGATGGTGAGCGTGCCACACAAGCTCCTAAAATCTGGTGAAAGATAGAACGTTGCGCTAATACAGTATACATCACTGCAGTGGAAgtcactgacaaaaaaagagcAGAGGAAATACTACGAGCTCGCAGACGCCGAGAAACTACTCCACACCCAGCGACATCCCGATTGGTCCTGCACTGACAATTATGTAAGTCTACATGACGACACTCGAACAcaagtcaacccaaaacattTCTTTTCAATATGTTTCATACACCCACTCTAGTATAAACAtagcattctgattaacatttcttttgtggaatatgaattaagcagcaaaattcacccacttagatccatctcagggggcggccattttgccacttgctgtcgatttgcaaatgacatcacagttgctcagtgtaatgaccaatcacggctcaccggtttcctgagtttggtcatgtgacgttaataagctgagtcgtgattggtcgttacctgaaccTTGAGCAACTGAgtgctgtcattttcagtcaacagcaaatgacaaaatggctgcccccgagATCAATTCCACTggtgtattttgctgcttaattcagatTTCACAAAcgca encodes the following:
- the LOC144004610 gene encoding uncharacterized protein LOC144004610 isoform X2, yielding MLMRTNILTPFGANANLMPGRKTFALLLWLIETSKKVLFRCKASFSTMESARIEGTLWNVLYYLVGAVNRFLRPEPSHISNDPLQESTAESDSGGDGHTASHCKDQSEEADGERTQNAHTKEPEPLNALAEESVATFSSVNHLNLIEKTTATLENSSRPKTQDMNSDRAGKLDTEYQLKVGLQPEGCEDNSSLANGQSDAMTGESAQVDKVEEELFGLDASASCKEEVASLLPVKPEGETAQEIKKMPLRSACDVSQQPHTATSEEPLPVHNNEAFPDGKKTRGFLAVEESEEMQTHEHLQEEAESKEQEILRNNSVAKHDIHAEETTATCASSKMRVKRPEQESDAPCGQTNNVEDLEQGIEVVEQDLRLGNAAGDNNETRRETVGFSREELPDADNEWVVKAVDLESKLTGSSSAKQEKKPIDTEEDGERETDEVVEKGNKMLKDSGTTLGLMTTRKTEETALSSVCQNGDAIPEPSSEDNFDSKQNKIANESLEKRYDTESFIELSLLELGLSDESFAEAQTAAKASEIQKTDSELRRSGSDASRQELSKYSGEPLKAKIQSLDKVENPEVEKSRIAVKNPRARPPKDRRSLLLRPSVEPVAAAPPPASKMPVGVHVLGGLGLGIRLPGLGPGFPLVRKLPKMQQEAALKPVPKIDETKQAEEPQKTKWMPPRQTGFRNPFISELKTKLKKATKN
- the LOC144004610 gene encoding uncharacterized protein LOC144004610 isoform X1, giving the protein MLMRTNILTPFGANANLMPGRKTFALLLWLIETSKKVLFRCKASFSTMESARIEGTLWNVLYYLVGAVNRFLRPEPSHISNDPLQESTAESDSGGDGHTASHCKDQSEEADGERTQNAHTKEPEPLNALAEESVATFSSVNHLNLIEKTTATLENSSRPKTQDMNSDRAGKLDTEYQLKVGLQPEGCEDNSSLANGQSDAMTGESAQVDKVEEELFGLDASASCKEEVASLLPVKPEGETAQEIKKMPLRSACDVSQQPHTATSEEPLPVHNNEAFPDGKKTRGFLAVEESEEMQTHEHLQEEAESKEQEILRNNSVAKHDIHAEETTATCASSKMRVKRPEQESDAPCGQTNNVEDLEQGIEVVEQDLRLGNAAGDNNETRRETVGFSREELPDADNEWVVKAVDLESKLTGSSSAKQEKKPIDTEEDGERETDEVVEKGNKMLKDSGTTLGLMTTRKTEETALSSVCQNGDAIPEPSSEDNFDSKQNKIANESLEKRYDTESFIELSLLELGLSDESFAEAQTAAKASEIQKTDSELRRSGSDASRQELSKYSGEPLKAKIQSLDKVENPEVEVSSFVMNFAPQKSRIAVKNPRARPPKDRRSLLLRPSVEPVAAAPPPASKMPVGVHVLGGLGLGIRLPGLGPGFPLVRKLPKMQQEAALKPVPKIDETKQAEEPQKTKWMPPRQTGFRNPFISELKTKLKKATKN
- the LOC144004621 gene encoding uncharacterized protein LOC144004621 isoform X1, with the translated sequence MDRAEFSDQLVVDCHQDRMGDTPDLSSSPDFSWFCDPPEENVYTELQTVEGEVDGLGVWLPLGKMLEVPTAVMTMTPALEPPYCPSMMLPYSQGLSLPYEWSATPFDSQLEEAPAVMMQPMDVGLSTIGHVNRNMTLSQFPAPTSNSPSLNGDREEQDNKNKSETYIKKPLNAFMLFRQEQRPKVVALLNIRNSADVNKVVGQMWKSLTKKEQRKYYELADAEKLLHTQRHPDWSCTDNYGKKRKRKRAKLKGRSQEETCQTTSPNVATCEIRSIKQGSQHTEDETQKQLRVMLEFML
- the LOC144004621 gene encoding transcription factor 7-like 1-B isoform X2, translating into MDRAEFSDQLVVDCHQDRMGDTPDLSSSPDFSWFCDPPEENVYTELQTVEGEVDGLGVWLPLGKMLEVPTAVMTMTPALEPPYCPSMMLPYSQGLSLPYEWSATPFDSQLEEAPAVMMQPMDVGLSTIGHVNGDREEQDNKNKSETYIKKPLNAFMLFRQEQRPKVVALLNIRNSADVNKVVGQMWKSLTKKEQRKYYELADAEKLLHTQRHPDWSCTDNYGKKRKRKRAKLKGRSQEETCQTTSPNVATCEIRSIKQGSQHTEDETQKQLRVMLEFML